In a single window of the Deltaproteobacteria bacterium genome:
- a CDS encoding DUF1538 family protein, with the protein MSAEKNRRHKNEKIEVTYGEAMAILLPYSWHQIKEQLITVVPVCLYLVLFQLIVLRYSLTQVTWITGGIAIVIMGLVFFLEGVRIGLVPLGETIGDTLPVKSKIATVLVFAFLLGNLAAFGEPVLGSLQIAGSGVDPQKAPLLYYILVKKPLILSFTVSLGVGIAVVIGTLRFLYGWSLKPII; encoded by the coding sequence ATGTCGGCCGAAAAAAATAGAAGACACAAGAATGAAAAGATTGAAGTTACTTACGGGGAAGCGATGGCAATCCTCCTTCCCTATTCCTGGCATCAAATAAAGGAACAGCTCATTACCGTCGTACCGGTCTGCCTGTATCTCGTTCTTTTTCAACTCATTGTCCTGAGATATTCATTGACCCAGGTTACCTGGATTACCGGCGGAATAGCTATAGTCATTATGGGACTCGTTTTTTTCCTGGAAGGAGTCAGAATAGGGTTAGTTCCCCTGGGAGAAACCATCGGAGATACCCTGCCCGTAAAGAGCAAGATCGCCACCGTTCTTGTCTTTGCCTTTTTATTGGGGAATCTGGCTGCCTTCGGAGAACCGGTCCTGGGAAGCCTGCAAATAGCAGGGTCCGGGGTCGATCCTCAAAAGGCCCCGCTTCTCTATTACATATTGGTAAAAAAACCCCTGATTCTGAGCTTTACGGTATCATTGGGCGTCGGAATTGCCGTGGTGATCGGAACCTTGCGATTCCTTTACGGCTGGAGCCTGAAACCGATCATT
- a CDS encoding DUF3124 domain-containing protein: MFIVEWMAHQPVNEPLIESVMKDLSGNSGMSFLSTGRVIREIHQ, encoded by the coding sequence ATGTTCATTGTTGAATGGATGGCCCACCAGCCGGTCAACGAACCCTTAATCGAATCAGTCATGAAAGACCTCTCTGGTAATTCGGGAATGTCTTTTTTAAGCACCGGCAGAGTCATCCGGGAAATTCATCAGTAG